Proteins found in one Venturia canescens isolate UGA chromosome 6, ASM1945775v1, whole genome shotgun sequence genomic segment:
- the LOC122412697 gene encoding uncharacterized protein, producing MPLEFIKSEKDKDRLLLNGFLYHRDKKHETNGNIYWRCIDYGEKHCRGRVITNADNVVKEGVHNHGGNAAFVMKEKIVQSLKDRAKSTTESNHEIVSRAASEIPDSVVVEMPSTSSLKKMLRNNRSNENHLPNPPSRESLILPPQYRETEKKENFLIWDKGAVEDRIIIFGTEENLDLLATAEHWFADGTFDACPTLFSQLYTIHARIEDRIIPLIFVLLSGKSTSFYCEMLRAIKNAKPNLEPSTILIDMELAAARAFKDVFPDITNSISVASIAEETVDPER from the exons atgccGCTTGAGTTCATAAAGAGTGAAAAGGATAAAGATAGACTATTGTTAAATGGTTTTCTGTATCATCGTGataaaaaacatgaaacaAACGGAAACATTTATTGGCGATGCATTGACTATGGAGAAAAGCATTGTCGTGGACGAGTCATCACCAACGCTGACAATGTTGTTAAAGAGGGTGTCCACAATCACGGCGGTAATGCAGCTTTtgtgatgaaagaaaaaatcgtccaGTCCCTCAAAGATCGCGCAAAATCGACAACGGAAAGTAATCACGAGATTGTTTCCCGTGCTGCTTCGGAAATTCCCGACAGCGTTGTGGTGGAAATGCCTTCGACTAGttcactaaaaaaaatgttacggaACAATCGTTCCAATGAAAATCATCTCCCAAACCCGCCAAGTCGCGAAAGTTTGATACTACCTCCTCAATAtagagaaactgaaaaaaaagaaaatttcctGATTTGGGATAAAGGAGCCGTCGAAgatcgaataattattttcggaacagaagaaaatctGGACTTGTTGGCCACAGCTGAACATTGGTTTGCCGATGGTACTTTTGATGCGTGTCCTACATTGTTCTCACAATTATACACAATCCACGCAAGAATCGAAGACCGCATcattccattgattttcgtaCTGCTGTCTGGGAAATCAACATCATTTTATTGTGAGATGCTGCGAGCTATAAAAAATGCCAAGCCCAATTTGGAACCATCAACGATCCTTATTGATATGGAACTAGCTGCTGCTCGAGCATTCAAAGACGTTTTTCCAGATATTACA AACAGTATATCGGTCGCATCGATCGCAGAGGAAACCGTAGATCCGGAAAGATAG